The Temnothorax longispinosus isolate EJ_2023e chromosome 7, Tlon_JGU_v1, whole genome shotgun sequence genome contains a region encoding:
- the Tn gene encoding uncharacterized protein Tn isoform X1 → MGMEQFEQLLTCAICLDRYRNPKLLPCQHSFCMEPCMDGLVDYVRRQVKCPECRAEHRIPYQGVQAFPTNVTLQRFLELHIEITGELPDPTSGQTMERCGVCSEKSYCQLCVHCEKKCCPECKDAHMDILRREIARINSQVRRGLHRLQDALALVEKNTLGLQTNCASVAEEVDEIYRRLSKALKDRTEHLRNEVDRYLGTELRGLIQLKENLELEIANIQSNCDLAEAHINENVQWDDAELLDTKELFLRTVEFIRNFEYEAGDYNRRVRFVMAHDPNQLVLHVAGYGELNIKPESGSGGLLGSSSSLAPPVGSPGLMRSKSDHRLASQYRQQEEERLARNRYVPEYEYDAPEYEVPRNKSRYRSRFMRHRDGDDSDGDSRSTVRFTSAPQESSGLRERVLDTEDAARGPLSGIFRLTDSPRVMKKLQESERAGKRKKEEPASQPVSQPPQPPKPQVQVRKVLPTAVARQTSEDDEISRIKKQNKNAAATAAAVHPETVEERQPISTPASVHPPPPRELPEREPDEQPVRRSAVARRTSAETHAPPAARSASSDSSTGSESSAGSGIRSTGAPFTTEEMKQKYLSRAPPTSTTTTVSTATGRESSNPAPPTPRAPFQSRFLGAGNRAAPPPPVQTPREEPAAKKKEEEEDEDEETSSSSEETESDSEEESETDGHPSKTTPTAASATSQDRQRSESAMARTDIGPLLARSAEARRGSKEDSPSTRYSSPRGSPAQSVTTTTTTMTTPSGGGGGGGAAMTTTTSTPGGYTSRAFSADGTDERCSAGRVDDGRVIAATATIADSAYDVDADGDAVKSQATNASSAQTDVITDKSTTSSTSSHLAITEPENLLGGNRGDSRIASVTSEDALIQDHSENKEISLVAAGRSRDESIATKDNSDMGRNDTEKVTSKKRDFEDVPNSVRIIVEDVDASVSEELDFTSQTIEMIDERRDRSRSKESHSVSECSSSVSGRTMSYSESESDSESGSEEEDEEEDDESRDENCNVKNGKKEKNKDDGNYDNKDSAESEANEENKDSSNSESDEETTVLSISSNTRAESSVTPDDCYERDLKRRSASIIDDRSIEEMFDDNGWVVTEQDLEQDLQADLQTIPLDVESTVDRPSEETANSIGDVNDAAETRIEEIIPRFAEERRDEMSSKVEDSSARSCTVDDAETVPQSERPEVLSRSHVYRQSSLGKNGWLVSDESESESDRTTSPIEASSNRDVARIGSASELMEIDGIEESTGDIDENGWVILDDDDDDYDDDDVDIERVGDSGAQENTSTIRSQTTDLVNSKTNIENGALVANVATRSKGTEQSGPGEHEETPGASMSVPMQMDVSRICHKKCGASVVPDDCTHLWSWNRIRSVAASFLNKSRSQAAMMARERERERDRERDRERERERERDRERERERERERERDVDAEIDSPLSTRSRYAALKERRQRLARSRSSHNFGGEDLDLDEEPPSPTTQSPNAYLAAKYGAGSELARSRSTHALKSREPSPERDRPGAEKDGAALSSWARYLKNKYGNRTTKDKEPPSSSSTIPSSSTSAASRRLSLGLPLRHAGQTSFESSDDDQKNPSGSPTSPTAAPVIPAAAGSSTSNGRRSHYLLKRRQLFKFGMRGSEAGCFTWPRGLAVGPDNSIVVADSSNHRVQVFDGNGNFMKEFGTYGSGEGEFDCLAGVAVNRIGQYIIADRYNHRIQVLDPSGRFLRAFGSQGTADGRFNYPWGITTDALGFIYVCDKENHRVQVFQSDGTFVGKFGSCGSGRGQLEHPHYIAVSNTNRVIVSDGNNHRVQIFDVNGRVLTSFGSEGSDEGQFKFPRGVAVDDQGYILVADSGNNRIQIFSPDGTFLKSFGCWGSGDGEFKGLEGVAVTSTGNIVVCDRENHRVQVF, encoded by the exons ATGG gCATGGAGCAGTTCGAGCAGCTGCTAACCTGCGCGATATGCCTGGATCGATACAGAAATCCAAAGCTCTTGCCATGTCAACACAGCTTTTGCATGGAACCGTGCATGGACGGCCTTGTCGACTATGTTCGTCGACAGGTCAAATGTCCGGAATGTCGTGCCGAACATCGTATACCATATCAG GGCGTGCAAGCCTTTCCGACCAACGTGACACTGCAGCGATTCCTGGAATTGCATATCGAGATCACGGGGGAGCTGCCGGACCCGACTAGCGGTCAGACTATGGAACGCTGTGGCGTTTGCTCCGAGAAAAGTTACTGTCAGCTGTGCGTGCACTGCGAGAAGAAATGCTGCCCCGAGTGCAAGGACGCACATATGGATATCCTGAGACGCGAAATTGCGCGCATCAATTCTCAG GTACGCAGGGGGCTGCACAGGCTGCAGGACGCGCTGGCTCTGGTGGAGAAAAACACGTTGGGCCTGCAGACAAACTGCGCCTCGGTCGCCGAAGAGGTGGACGAGATTTATCGGAGGCTGAGCAAGGCTTTGAAAGACCGTACGGAACATCTGCGTAACGAGGTCGATCGATACCTCGGCACCGAGCTCAGAGGCCTGATTCAGCTCAAAGAGAATCTCGAATTGGAAATCGCGAATATCCAGAGCAACTGCGATCTGGCGGAGGCGCATATAAACGAAAATGTGCAGTGGGACGACGCCGAGCTCCTGGACACAAAGGAGCTCTTCCTGCGTACGGTGGAATTTATCAG GAACTTCGAATACGAGGCGGGGGATTACAACCGACGAGTCCGCTTCGTGATGGCTCACGATCCGAATCAGCTTGTCCTTCACGTGGCGGGTTACGGCGAATTGAACATTAAACCGGAAAGCGGAAGCGGCGGATTGCTGGGGAGCTCCAGCAGTTTAGCCCCACCGGTGGGTTCGCCTGGTCTTATGAGGAGCAAGAGCGATCACCGTCTCGCCTCGCAGTACAGGCAGCAAGAGGAGGAACGGCTGGCCAGGAATCGATACGTTCCCGAATACGA GTACGACGCGCCGGAGTACGAGGTGCCCAGGAACAAGTCCAGGTACAGGAGTCGATTTATGCGGCATCGGGACGGCGACGATTCCGACGGTGACTCCAGGTCGACGGTGAGATTCACGTCGGCGCCGCAGGAGTCGTCTGGCCTACGGGAACGAGTTCTGGACACGGAAGACGCCGCGCGCGGTCCCCTGTCCGGTATATTTCGCCTGACGGATTCGCCGCGGGTCATGAAGAAGTTGCAGGAGTCCGAGCGTGCCGGCAAGAGGAAGAAGGAGGAGCCGGCGAGTCAGCCCGTGTCGCAACCACCACAACCACCTAAGCCACAG GTACAAGTGAGAAAGGTACTACCGACCGCGGTGGCGAGACAGACCAGCGAGGACGACGAGATCTCGAGGATCAAGAAACAGAACAAGAATGCCGCGGCGACCGCCGCCGCTGTCCATCCCGAGACGGTGGAAGAGAGGCAACCGATTTCGACGCCCGCTTCCGTTCATCCGCCGCCACCGAGAGAACTTCCGGAACGGGAACCCGACGAGCAGCCGGTCAGGAGATCGGCCGTCGCCAG GAGAACTTCAGCGGAAACTCACGCGCCCCCCGCGGCTAGGAGTGCCTCGTCGGACTCGAGCACGGGCTCCGAGAGCTCGGCGGGATCCGGAATACGCAGTACCGGCGCGCCGTTCACGACCGAGGAGATGAAGCAGAAGTACTTGTCGAGAGCACCTCCGACCAGTACAACGACGACCGTCTCCACCGCAACCGGCAGAGAGTCATCGAATCCCGCCCCGCCGACTCCCCGAGCACCGTTTCAGAGCCGTTTTTTAGGCGCAG GTAACCGTGCGGCTCCACCACCGCCGGTCCAGACGCCGCGAGAGGAGCCAGCGgcgaagaagaaggaagaggaggaagacgaAGACGAGGAGACAAGCAGCTCTTCCGAGGAGACGGAGTCGGACAGTGAAGAAGAGTCGGAAACAGACGGTCATCCGTCCAAGACTACCCCAACCGCAGCTTCCGCTACTTCTCAAGATCGTCAGAGAAGCGAATCCGCCATGGCACGCACCGATATCGGGCCTTTACTCGCTCGCAGCGCCGAAGCTAGAAGAGGAAGCAAGGAAGATTCGCCTTCCACCAG GTATTCGTCGCCGAGGGGCAGCCCCGCGCAATccgtgacgacgacgacgacgacgatgacgacgccgagtggcggcggcggtggcggcggcgccgcgatgacaacgacgacgtcgacgccGGGCGGCTACACCAGCAG GGCGTTTAGCGCGGACGGTACCGACGAAAGGTGCTCGGCCGGTCGCGTCGACGACGGTAGAGTAATCGCGGCTACGGCTACGATCGCGGATTCCGCTTATGACGTCGACGCCGACGGGGACGCGGTTAAATCGCAGGCGACGAACGCTAGCTCGGCACAAACGGACGTTATTACGGACAAATCAACCACCTCATCCACCTCTTCCCACCTCGCGATTACCGAACCCGAAAATCTCCTCGGGGGTAACCGCGGCGATAGTCGAATTGCGAGTGTGACATCCGAGGACGCGTTAATTCAGGATCATTCCGAGAACAAGGAGATCTCGTTGGTAGCCGCAGGTCGCAGCCGGGACGAATCTATCGCGACTAAAGATAATTCCGACATGGGGAGAAACGACACGGAAAAAGTGACGTCCAAAAAGCGTGATTTCGAAGACGTTCCTAATTCTGTTCGAATCATCGTGGAAGATGTCGATGCCTCTGTCTCCGAGGAGTTGGATTTCACGAGTCAAACCATCGAGATGATCGACGAGCGTAGAGATCGCTCGAGGTCTAAAGAGTCTCACAGCGTTTCCGAATGTTCGAGTTCTGTCAGTGGACGAACGATGTCCTACAGCGAATCGGAGAGCGATTCCGAAAGTGGCTCCGAGGAAGAAGATGAGGAGGAAGACGACGAGTCTCGAGATGAAAACTGCAACGTCAAGAACgggaaaaaggagaagaacAAGGACGATGGAAATTACGATAATAAAGATAGCGCGGAAAGCGAGGCTAACGAGGAGAATAAAGATTCCTCGAACTCCGAAAGTGATGAGGAGACTACGGTGCTGAGCATTAGCTCGAACACCCGAGCCGAAAGCAGCGTGACGCCTGACGACTGTTACGAGAGGGATTTGAAGCGCCGAAGCGCTTCGATAATCGACGATAGGAGCATCGAGGAGATGTTCGACGATAATGGCTGGGTGGTCACGGAGCAAGATCTAGAGCAGGATCTGCAGGCTGATCTGCAAACGATTCCGTTGGACGTTGAATCCACGGTTGATCGCCCTTCCGAAGAGACTGCAAACTCTATCGGCGACGTCAACGACGCGGCAGAAACACGTATCGAAGAAATTATTCCAAGATTCGCCGAAGAAAGACGCGACGAGATGTCGAGTAAAGTCGAGGATTCCTCCGCGCGATCGTGCACCGTCGACGACGCCGAGACGGTTCCCCAGAGCGAACGGCCCGAAGTTTTGTCAAGAAGTCACGTGTACAGGCAGAGCAGTCTGGGTAAGAACGGATGGCTAGTCTCCGACGAGTCCGAGAGCGAGTCCGACCGGACTACCTCACCGATCGAAGCCTCTTCCAATCGAGACGTTGCTAGAATCGGGTCCGCGAGCGAACTGATGGAGATCGACGGAATCGAAGAGAGCACGGGCGACATCGACGAGAACGGGTGGGTGATActtgacgacgacgacgacgactacgacgacgacgacgtcgacatAGAGCGTGTAGGGGATAGCGGCGCGCAGGAGAACACGAGCACGATTCGTTCCCAAACGACCGACCTCGTAAACTCAAAAACTAACATTGAGAACGGTGCATTAGTCGCGAACGTTGCCACGCGGTCAAAGGGCACCGAGCAGTCAGGGCCCGGCGAGCACGAGGAAACGCCCGGCGCCAGTATGAGTGTACCGATGCAAATG GATGTCTCACGAATCTGTCATAAAAAGTGCGGCGCATCGGTGGTCCCCGATGATTGCACTCATCTATGGAGCTGGAATCGAATCAGATCAGTGGCTGCTTC GTTCTTGAACAAGAGCAGAAGTCAAGCGGCGATGATGGCCCGCGAACGGGAACGGGAACGCGATCGCGAACGCGATCGTGAACGTGAACGTGAACGTGAACGCGATCGAGAACGCGAGCGGGAACGCGAGAGGGAACGCGAGAGGGATGTGGATGCGGAGATCGACTCGCCTTTGTCGACGAGATCCCGCTACGCGGCCCTGAAGGAACGCCGACAACGGCTGGCACGTTCCAGGAGCTCGCACAACTTCGGCGGCGAGGATCTCGACCTGGACGAGGAACCACCATCGCCAACTACCCAGTCGCCGAACGCCTACCTAGCGGCGAAATACGGCGCCGGCTCCGAACTGGCACGGAGCCGCAGCACCCACGCCCTGAAGTCGAGGGAGCCGAGCCCGGAACGCGATCGACCGGGCGCGGAAAAGGACGGCGCGGCCTTGAGCTCCTGGGCCAGGTACCTCAAGAACAAGTACGGCAACCGCACCACCAAGGACAAGGAACCACCTTCCTCGTCCTCCACGATACCTTCGTCCAG CACCAGCGCGGCTTCGCGAAGGCTGTCGTTGGGCTTGCCTCTGAGGCACGCCGGGCAAACATCCTTCGAATCTTCTGACGACGACCAAAAAAACCCGTCAGGCTCCCCCACGTCCCCTACAGCAGCTCCCGTTATACCCGCGGCAGCAGGTTCCTCCACTAG CAATGGTCGGAGGAGTCATTACTTGCTGAAGCGGCGGCAGCTGTTTAAGTTCGGGATGCGGGGGAGCGAAGCCGGATGCTTTACCTGGCCAAGAGGCCTCGCAGTCGGCCCAGACAACTCCATCGTCGTGGCCGACAGCTCCAACCATCGTGTTCAA GTATTCGACGGTAATGGGAACTTCATGAAGGAGTTCGGAACGTACGGCAGCGGCGAGGGCGAGTTCGATTGCCTCGCCGGGGTGGCCGTAAACCGAATCGGGCAGTACATCATCGCGGACCGCTACAACCACAGGATCCAGGTGCTCGATCCGTCCGGCCGCTTCCTGCGGGCCTTCGGCTCTCAGGGCACCGCCGACGGCAGGTTCAATTATCCCTGGGGCATCACCACCGACGCCCTCGGATTCATCTACGTGTGTGACAAGGAGAATCATCGCGTGCAG GTATTTCAATCGGATGGCACGTTCGTGGGCAAGTTTGGTTCGTGCGGTAGCGGACGCGGCCAGTTAGAACACCCGCACTATATCGCGGTGAGCAACACCAATCGAGTGATCGTCAGCGACGGCAACAATCATCGCGTGCAAATATTCGACGTAAACGGCCGCGTGTTGACGTCCTTCGGCTCGGAGGGCTCGGACGAGGGCCAGTTCAAGTTCCCGCGGGGCGTCGCCGTGGACGATCAGGGCTACATCCTCGTCGCCGACTCCGGTAACAATCGCATACAGATCTTCAGCCCCGACGGCACCTTCCTCAAGTCCTTCGGCTGCTGGGGCAGCGGCGACGGCGAATTCAAAGGTCTCGAGGGGGTCGCCGTCACCTCCACCGGCAACATCGTCGTCTGCGATCGCGAGAATCACCGGGTCCAAGTATTCTGA